A part of Nitrososphaerota archaeon genomic DNA contains:
- a CDS encoding GNAT family N-acetyltransferase, translating to MIKKIIKIVDLTTENLKEIPEMEYPPYSCKYCLYWEFPKEHNKITFGAKRERLNKKLKWLNDVNKIFGNCGKLVYLNNKVVGYAVYAPPKFLPNSKSYPSGPPDDDAILIACLYVFKKEYRGLGIGQKLLRSILSELRDRHVKVVETFARKSNAENPSGPVDFYIKKGFKIYKDDPEFPLMKLKL from the coding sequence TTGATAAAGAAAATAATTAAAATAGTTGATCTGACCACAGAAAATCTTAAAGAAATTCCAGAAATGGAATATCCACCTTATAGTTGCAAGTATTGTCTCTATTGGGAATTTCCAAAAGAGCATAATAAAATTACATTTGGTGCAAAAAGAGAAAGATTAAATAAAAAATTAAAATGGTTAAATGATGTAAATAAAATTTTTGGAAATTGTGGCAAACTTGTTTATCTTAATAATAAAGTAGTTGGATATGCGGTATATGCACCACCAAAATTTTTGCCAAACTCAAAATCCTATCCTTCAGGACCACCAGATGATGATGCAATTTTAATAGCATGTCTTTATGTTTTTAAAAAAGAATATAGAGGATTGGGTATAGGCCAAAAACTTCTTCGAAGTATACTTTCTGAATTAAGAGATAGGCATGTGAAAGTTGTTGAAACATTTGCTAGAAAAAGCAATGCAGAAAATCCTTCAGGCCCAGTAGACTTCTATATTAAAAAAGGTTTTAAAATATATAAAGACGACCCAGAATTTCCATTGATGAAGCTTAAGCTTTAA
- a CDS encoding aldolase/citrate lyase family protein, translating to MIKNRVKEKIKKGEVTYGAWVGIGHPDVAEILSILGLDWLVFDTEHAPLYFETVQKMMQAIREPNLTPITRVAWNDPVLIKLALDIGSLGIIVPWVNNKEEAIKAVKAKLYPPKGIRGVGPRRAARYGADFQEYIEVADEEILLLVQIETQEAVKNIDDILSVEGVDAFFIGPLDLSASLGYIGNWRNPKVLETIDKILDAGKRNGVPGGIYSMDIEHAKECTKKGFKFIALGSDYKFLKSGCMSALEAVKRIL from the coding sequence ATGATAAAGAATAGAGTTAAAGAAAAGATTAAAAAAGGTGAAGTAACATATGGTGCATGGGTTGGAATAGGTCATCCAGATGTAGCTGAGATCTTATCAATTTTAGGGCTTGATTGGCTTGTTTTTGATACAGAACATGCACCATTATATTTTGAAACTGTTCAAAAAATGATGCAAGCAATAAGAGAACCAAATTTAACTCCTATTACACGTGTTGCATGGAATGATCCAGTTTTAATAAAACTTGCATTAGATATTGGTTCTCTTGGTATAATAGTTCCTTGGGTAAATAATAAAGAAGAAGCTATTAAAGCTGTAAAAGCAAAACTATATCCTCCAAAAGGTATAAGAGGAGTAGGACCAAGAAGAGCTGCAAGATATGGAGCAGATTTTCAAGAATATATTGAAGTTGCTGATGAAGAAATATTATTACTCGTTCAAATAGAAACTCAAGAAGCGGTAAAGAATATTGATGATATACTTTCGGTAGAGGGTGTGGATGCTTTTTTCATTGGTCCTTTAGATTTATCTGCTTCCCTAGGATACATAGGTAATTGGAGAAATCCGAAAGTTCTTGAAACAATAGATAAAATTCTTGATGCAGGGAAAAGGAATGGAGTGCCGGGAGGAATATATTCAATGGATATAGAACATGCAAAAGAGTGTACAAAGAAAGGATTTAAATTTATAGCATTAGGAAGTGACTATAAGTTTCTTAAATCGGGATGCATGTCTGCTTTAGAAGCCGTTAAAAGGATCTTATAA
- a CDS encoding ArsR family transcriptional regulator produces the protein MSKNNKTHIETKLRGKTLLVYWYLLKHSSSPVGVRHIQRELGFSSPSIVSHHLEKLIDLGLVKRNERGEYIPIEEVKIGIFKEFIRIGRLIFPRYIFYAVLFTTMLLSYIIIYQQNFSPHNIMALIFGFLACIILWYETLRLLKETPI, from the coding sequence ATGTCTAAAAATAATAAAACTCATATAGAAACTAAATTAAGAGGAAAAACATTACTTGTATATTGGTATTTATTAAAACACAGTAGTTCTCCTGTTGGTGTTAGACATATACAAAGAGAATTAGGTTTTAGTAGTCCAAGCATAGTTTCTCATCATCTTGAAAAACTTATAGATTTAGGATTAGTTAAAAGAAATGAAAGAGGAGAATATATTCCTATTGAAGAAGTAAAAATTGGAATTTTTAAAGAATTTATAAGAATTGGTAGATTAATTTTTCCAAGATATATTTTTTATGCTGTTTTATTTACAACAATGCTATTATCTTATATAATTATTTATCAACAAAATTTTTCTCCTCATAATATAATGGCTCTTATATTTGGTTTTTTAGCATGTATAATTTTATGGTATGAAACACTTAGACTTTTAAAAGAAACACCTATTTAA
- a CDS encoding ABC transporter substrate-binding protein, with the protein MGEEKKKGKISPSLIIAVIIIIILLAALIYYATLPPKVEVVPTVVVTTVYTTAPRTEERKLEIFHWWTAGGEREAADAMFKALKSKYPDITLVENPVAGGGGVSHRVVLQARLSAGLPPDTWQTLGGAELKAYVDGGFLEPIDDLWEELKYADVIPKPLADMVTVGGHRYTVPLNIHIQNILYYNKKLFDELGLKPPTTIDELLDVAKAIKKAKPNMWPLALGTKEKWEAAFVLDSFILETGGPEYYVKLFKGLVDVKTDPTFRKALERLSELVPYVYPYHAGLTWDESCGLVVSGDAAMVLMGTWAIGYFQSRGWTPGKEFGALTFPQKPERILLGHTDSYGVAKGAPHPNTCKDWLRVVASADLQIPTDVTQGGLFARLDIDPTKFPDPIRQELQTYLRNNPGKLILDQHGSIAPYSFTQAYWDAIAAFFAEPKVDATISTVASLFETYNVKVEAAWYHWGSV; encoded by the coding sequence ATGGGAGAAGAAAAGAAAAAGGGGAAAATTAGTCCATCTTTAATAATTGCTGTTATTATTATAATAATTTTATTGGCAGCTTTGATATATTATGCAACTTTGCCTCCAAAAGTTGAAGTTGTTCCAACAGTAGTTGTAACAACTGTTTATACCACTGCTCCACGTACAGAGGAAAGAAAATTGGAAATTTTCCATTGGTGGACAGCAGGTGGAGAAAGAGAAGCTGCTGATGCAATGTTTAAAGCATTAAAATCAAAGTATCCTGATATAACTCTTGTTGAAAACCCTGTAGCTGGAGGTGGAGGAGTAAGCCATCGAGTAGTACTACAAGCTAGATTATCAGCAGGTTTGCCACCTGATACTTGGCAGACACTTGGTGGTGCAGAATTAAAGGCTTATGTTGATGGAGGATTTCTTGAACCAATAGATGATTTGTGGGAAGAATTAAAATACGCTGATGTTATTCCTAAGCCACTAGCAGATATGGTTACAGTAGGTGGCCATAGATACACAGTACCATTAAATATACATATTCAAAATATACTTTATTATAATAAGAAACTTTTTGATGAATTAGGCCTTAAACCACCTACAACCATTGATGAACTTTTAGATGTTGCTAAAGCTATAAAGAAAGCTAAACCAAATATGTGGCCATTAGCATTAGGAACAAAAGAGAAATGGGAAGCTGCCTTTGTTCTTGACAGTTTTATTTTAGAAACTGGAGGACCTGAATATTATGTAAAACTTTTTAAAGGACTTGTAGATGTTAAAACCGATCCAACCTTCAGAAAAGCTTTAGAAAGATTGAGTGAATTAGTACCATATGTATATCCATATCATGCAGGTTTAACTTGGGATGAATCATGTGGTCTTGTTGTTTCAGGAGATGCTGCAATGGTTTTAATGGGAACATGGGCTATAGGTTATTTCCAAAGCAGAGGTTGGACACCTGGAAAAGAATTTGGGGCTCTTACTTTCCCACAAAAGCCTGAGAGAATACTTTTAGGTCATACAGACTCCTATGGAGTTGCAAAAGGTGCACCTCATCCAAATACATGTAAAGATTGGCTTAGAGTTGTTGCTTCAGCCGATCTTCAGATACCAACGGATGTAACTCAAGGTGGATTATTTGCTAGATTGGATATCGATCCTACAAAGTTTCCTGATCCTATAAGGCAAGAACTCCAAACATATTTAAGAAATAACCCTGGCAAACTTATCCTAGATCAACATGGAAGTATAGCGCCATACAGTTTCACACAAGCATATTGGGATGCAATTGCAGCTTTCTTTGCTGAACCTAAAGTAGATGCCACTATATCAACAGTAGCAAGTCTTTTTGAAACCTATAATGTTAAAGTAGAGGCAGCATGGTATCATTGGGGCTCCGTTTAA
- a CDS encoding sugar ABC transporter permease: protein MVGWTFYISFSDWQGTAPNYNFAGLKWYQLMFKLDRFWVDIRNNIIWLLFGVGPTAIVAIFLAYILELKSTQRFETYIRNLILYPAAMSFLVTGTIWSWMYQPDKGVINTILKWISLDFLTSNFVTDPVTANYWLTLIFFWQYLGFSVIILQSSLRTTYLKEMVEAAAVDGASKMRILFNIVIPNIKGGILILISLLLISALKVFDIVYIVTFGGPGYSTDVLALFMFIATFQQHLVAVGAGLGVIIFIMALIIVIPYTIYAFRRWFG, encoded by the coding sequence ATGGTAGGTTGGACCTTTTATATCTCTTTTTCTGATTGGCAAGGAACAGCTCCAAACTACAATTTTGCAGGATTAAAATGGTATCAATTAATGTTTAAACTTGACAGATTTTGGGTTGACATTAGAAACAATATTATATGGCTTTTATTTGGAGTTGGACCTACAGCAATAGTAGCAATATTTTTAGCATATATTCTTGAATTAAAATCTACGCAACGATTTGAAACTTATATAAGAAATCTCATATTATATCCAGCTGCAATGTCATTTCTTGTAACTGGCACAATATGGTCTTGGATGTATCAACCAGATAAAGGTGTTATAAATACAATATTAAAATGGATTAGTTTAGATTTTCTTACAAGTAATTTTGTAACAGATCCTGTAACAGCTAATTATTGGCTTACACTTATTTTCTTTTGGCAATATCTTGGATTTTCAGTAATAATTCTTCAATCATCTCTTAGAACAACATATCTTAAAGAAATGGTTGAAGCAGCAGCTGTAGATGGAGCATCAAAAATGAGAATATTGTTTAATATTGTGATACCGAATATTAAAGGGGGAATTCTTATTCTTATCTCTCTTCTATTGATATCAGCTTTAAAAGTTTTTGATATTGTCTACATAGTAACTTTTGGTGGACCTGGATATTCAACAGACGTATTAGCACTTTTTATGTTCATAGCTACTTTTCAACAACATTTAGTAGCTGTTGGAGCAGGATTAGGTGTAATAATATTCATAATGGCTCTTATAATAGTAATTCCATATACCATCTATGCTTTCAGAAGGTGGTTTGGATGA
- a CDS encoding carbohydrate ABC transporter permease, with amino-acid sequence MKITLTNTFFILSLVILTVGYILPIYVMFVTSLKTPLEITQRTYLIPGEPLQFQNYIRAFELTFPSLINSSIITISVTAISTFIGGLNGYFLSRYKSKLTKVLFILIVIGLFIPYQVILIPLVQIMAATKLALTYLGLILSYIILNVPLASTLMGTFFFSIPRELEESAEVDGASRIGIFFKIISPIAAPAYASTSIIIFTQVWNEFLLALTLSTPYTTPITVKLAEIKGSYVALYNLQMAAALLSTMVPLLLFLFLGKYFVRGILAGALKG; translated from the coding sequence ATGAAGATAACATTAACGAATACTTTCTTCATATTAAGTCTAGTAATACTGACTGTAGGATACATACTACCTATTTATGTGATGTTTGTCACTTCACTTAAAACTCCATTAGAAATAACTCAACGAACATATCTTATTCCTGGGGAGCCTTTACAGTTTCAGAATTATATAAGAGCTTTTGAGCTTACTTTCCCTTCTTTAATCAATTCTTCTATAATTACAATTTCTGTTACAGCAATATCAACTTTTATAGGAGGATTAAATGGATATTTCTTAAGTAGATATAAATCAAAATTGACAAAAGTTCTTTTTATTCTTATAGTAATTGGTTTATTTATACCATACCAAGTAATCCTTATTCCACTTGTTCAAATAATGGCTGCTACTAAACTGGCTTTAACATATTTAGGTTTGATTTTAAGTTATATAATTTTGAATGTACCACTTGCCTCTACTTTAATGGGCACCTTCTTTTTCTCTATACCTCGTGAACTTGAAGAATCTGCAGAAGTAGATGGGGCATCAAGAATAGGAATTTTCTTTAAAATAATTTCACCGATTGCAGCGCCTGCTTATGCCTCAACATCAATCATAATATTCACTCAAGTATGGAATGAGTTTCTCCTTGCTTTAACACTTTCAACACCCTATACAACACCAATAACTGTTAAGCTTGCAGAAATAAAAGGGAGCTATGTTGCATTATACAATCTCCAAATGGCTGCTGCGCTCCTTAGTACGATGGTTCCTTTATTGCTTTTTCTCTTTCTTGGAAAATATTTTGTTAGAGGAATACTTGCAGGTGCATTAAAAGGCTAA
- a CDS encoding prephenate dehydrogenase/arogenate dehydrogenase family protein, which translates to MSKIAIIGGAGKMGQWLIKYFKDKHEVLISDINIIKAKEIAKKNKIKYFENNLSLVKNANIVLLSIPISEMVNVLKDIENHLKKDCILIEIASIKAPFYDHLKNFPRKDVTCISLHPLFGPRKKRFKKMNIIIIPIKNLEKELGIAKKIFPEASFINLNIEEHDKAMAIILSLIHFINLSLGLTLKDIPIKNIIKYAGPSFLKQYSLLRKILNESPNAYADIQFYNKYNIEIINKFIEKTIFLKNLINNKDKEIFISLFNELINSFSEKS; encoded by the coding sequence TTGTCTAAAATAGCTATTATCGGCGGAGCAGGTAAAATGGGGCAATGGTTAATAAAATACTTTAAAGATAAACATGAAGTTTTAATTTCTGATATAAATATAATTAAAGCTAAAGAAATAGCTAAGAAAAATAAAATTAAATATTTTGAAAATAATTTAAGCTTAGTAAAAAATGCCAATATAGTTCTTCTTTCAATTCCAATAAGCGAAATGGTAAATGTTTTAAAAGATATCGAAAATCATTTAAAAAAAGATTGCATATTAATTGAAATAGCATCTATTAAAGCTCCTTTTTATGATCATCTTAAAAACTTTCCTAGAAAAGATGTAACATGTATTTCATTGCATCCTCTTTTTGGTCCCAGAAAGAAAAGATTTAAAAAAATGAATATAATAATTATTCCAATAAAAAATTTAGAAAAAGAATTAGGCATTGCTAAAAAAATTTTTCCAGAGGCATCTTTTATAAATTTGAATATTGAAGAACATGATAAAGCTATGGCTATAATTTTATCTTTAATACATTTCATTAATTTATCTTTAGGGTTAACTCTTAAAGATATTCCTATTAAGAATATTATAAAATATGCTGGGCCATCCTTTTTAAAACAATATAGTTTATTAAGAAAGATTTTAAATGAAAGCCCTAATGCTTACGCAGATATTCAATTTTATAATAAATATAACATTGAAATAATTAATAAATTCATAGAAAAAACTATTTTTTTAAAAAACTTAATAAATAATAAAGATAAGGAAATTTTTATAAGTTTATTTAATGAATTAATAAATTCATTTTCTGAAAAATCTTAA
- a CDS encoding chorismate mutase — MKNDGKELIKLRKEVNKITMQIFKLIYKRQKLCYKIGLLKKEMKLKIRNKNVEEKLKMEILEYCKKHGLRESFCLKILNSLILESIKEQKKVFSIKKGR; from the coding sequence ATGAAAAATGATGGAAAAGAATTAATCAAATTAAGAAAAGAAGTAAATAAAATCACTATGCAAATTTTTAAATTAATTTATAAAAGACAAAAATTATGTTATAAAATAGGGTTATTAAAAAAAGAAATGAAATTAAAAATTAGGAATAAGAATGTTGAAGAAAAATTAAAAATGGAAATATTAGAATATTGTAAAAAGCATGGATTAAGAGAAAGTTTTTGTTTAAAAATTTTAAATTCTCTTATATTAGAATCTATTAAAGAGCAAAAGAAAGTTTTCTCTATTAAGAAAGGAAGGTAG
- the aroC gene encoding chorismate synthase: MTGNILGERFIVISFGESHGKCIGAIVEGCPAGLKISEQDIQKELDKRRAGISEIYSSRKEEDKVEILSGIFNGFTTGAPICMIIWNKYFDSKPYEEYRNKPRPGHADYTAYVKYGGFNDWRGGGRFSGRMTASFIMAGAIAKKLLNEVLGIKICAYTIEIGGIKAKIDYTKNLEELTYSNDVRCPDYNTANKMKEKIISIMKNGDSIGGIIECLITNVPIGLGEPVFSSLESDISKAIFSIPAVKGIEFGAGFNVSKMLGSESNDAFIIKNGKILTEKNNSGGILGGISNGMPIIFRIAIKPTPSISKTQKTVDLSNLKETTISIKGMHDPCIVPRAVPVVENIVACILADHSIRYNLIPPVIKGGKKDEK, from the coding sequence ATGACTGGAAATATTCTTGGAGAAAGGTTTATTGTTATTAGTTTTGGTGAAAGCCATGGTAAATGTATAGGAGCAATAGTCGAAGGATGTCCAGCAGGTTTAAAAATATCTGAGCAAGATATTCAAAAAGAATTAGATAAAAGGAGAGCAGGCATTTCTGAAATATATTCTAGTAGAAAAGAAGAAGATAAAGTTGAAATTCTTTCAGGAATTTTTAATGGTTTTACTACAGGTGCACCTATTTGTATGATTATATGGAATAAATATTTTGATTCTAAACCATATGAAGAATATAGAAATAAACCTAGACCTGGACATGCGGATTATACTGCTTATGTTAAATATGGAGGATTTAATGATTGGCGTGGAGGAGGAAGATTTTCAGGAAGAATGACTGCTTCTTTTATAATGGCTGGTGCAATAGCAAAAAAATTATTGAATGAAGTACTTGGAATTAAAATTTGTGCATATACAATTGAAATAGGAGGAATAAAAGCTAAAATAGATTATACAAAAAATTTAGAAGAACTTACTTATAGTAATGATGTTAGATGTCCTGATTATAATACTGCTAATAAAATGAAAGAAAAAATTATTTCTATAATGAAAAATGGAGATAGTATAGGAGGAATAATAGAATGTTTAATAACAAATGTTCCTATAGGTTTAGGTGAACCAGTTTTTTCCTCTTTGGAATCTGATATTAGCAAAGCTATTTTTTCAATACCTGCAGTAAAAGGAATAGAATTTGGAGCTGGATTTAATGTTTCTAAAATGCTTGGTTCAGAAAGCAATGATGCATTCATTATTAAAAATGGGAAAATTTTAACTGAAAAAAATAATTCAGGAGGAATACTCGGAGGAATATCGAATGGAATGCCTATAATTTTTAGAATAGCTATTAAACCTACTCCATCAATATCTAAAACTCAAAAAACAGTAGACTTATCTAATCTTAAAGAAACAACAATTTCAATAAAAGGAATGCATGATCCTTGTATAGTTCCAAGAGCTGTTCCAGTTGTTGAAAATATTGTTGCATGTATTTTAGCTGATCATTCGATAAGATACAATTTAATTCCTCCAGTAATTAAAGGAGGAAAAAAAGATGAAAAATGA
- the aroA gene encoding 3-phosphoshikimate 1-carboxyvinyltransferase produces the protein MTDIIVYPSGVKGEIKAPPSKSFTHRAIIISSLANGISRIRNPLISLDTLATIKACESFGIEMKMNKEEIKINGSEILKTPENIIDVANSGTTIRIMTAVSSLVPKGYVILTGDSSIRKRPMEPLLKSLRKLGVKCWSTRENGLPPIIVKGGTLKGGETKIRGDISSQFISALLITAPKAKKKTIINIIGKIVSKPYIDSTIYMLKLSNIKLNILNDYRKFSIPSKQSFSPIDFTIPGDFSSASFLIASAILSNGNIKIKNLDTSIPQADSAIIDILSKMGVEIEINKEKKEIFIQSPKKLLGGTFNLMNSPDLIPIISILALKAENPTKIIGVKHARYKETDRIYVLSKELRKIGAKVIELEDGLIIKPIKKIKPAKLNSHGDHRIFMALSLIGLICEEGCRVSGLETASISYPNFINDLKNISIRLEVLK, from the coding sequence ATGACTGATATAATTGTTTATCCAAGTGGAGTTAAAGGAGAAATTAAAGCTCCTCCAAGCAAAAGCTTTACTCATAGAGCAATAATTATTTCTAGTTTAGCAAATGGTATTTCAAGAATTAGAAATCCACTTATTTCTCTTGATACCCTTGCTACTATAAAAGCTTGCGAATCTTTTGGTATAGAAATGAAGATGAATAAAGAAGAAATAAAAATTAATGGATCTGAAATTTTAAAAACTCCTGAAAATATTATAGATGTAGCTAATTCTGGAACAACTATTAGAATAATGACTGCTGTATCTTCTTTAGTTCCTAAAGGATATGTTATTTTAACAGGGGATTCAAGTATACGTAAAAGGCCAATGGAACCACTTTTAAAATCTTTAAGAAAATTAGGTGTTAAATGTTGGTCTACAAGAGAAAATGGTTTACCACCCATAATTGTTAAAGGTGGAACATTAAAAGGGGGAGAAACAAAAATTAGAGGAGATATTTCCTCCCAATTTATTTCAGCTTTATTAATAACTGCTCCTAAAGCAAAAAAGAAAACAATAATAAATATTATTGGAAAAATAGTTTCTAAACCTTATATTGATTCAACTATTTATATGCTAAAATTATCAAACATTAAGTTGAATATTCTTAATGATTATAGAAAATTTTCTATTCCTTCAAAACAATCTTTTTCTCCAATAGATTTTACTATTCCAGGAGATTTTAGTTCAGCATCATTTTTAATTGCTTCTGCAATACTTTCTAATGGAAATATTAAAATTAAAAATTTAGATACGAGCATTCCACAAGCTGATTCTGCAATAATAGACATTTTATCTAAAATGGGTGTAGAAATAGAAATTAATAAAGAAAAGAAAGAAATTTTTATTCAATCTCCTAAAAAACTTCTAGGAGGAACATTTAATTTAATGAATTCTCCTGATTTAATTCCAATAATTTCTATACTTGCTTTAAAAGCTGAAAATCCCACAAAAATAATTGGAGTAAAGCATGCAAGATATAAAGAAACAGATAGAATATATGTTCTTTCTAAAGAGCTTAGAAAAATAGGTGCTAAAGTTATTGAACTTGAAGATGGGTTAATTATTAAACCTATTAAAAAAATTAAGCCAGCTAAGCTTAATTCTCATGGAGACCATAGAATATTTATGGCTTTAAGTTTAATAGGATTGATTTGTGAAGAAGGATGTAGAGTTTCAGGATTAGAAACTGCATCTATTTCTTACCCAAACTTTATTAATGATTTAAAGAATATTTCAATAAGATTGGAGGTTTTGAAATGA
- a CDS encoding shikimate kinase has protein sequence MKSKALTYGAISIINAIPIGKGSALSVNLKTIAESEIFEDPKERILVEIDNYPNENTSLAEEVIREILKKAEIKKHGVKVKTFSNIPIGVGLKSSSAASNAIALACSSALKLNLKDLEIINIGVDASIKSGVSITGAFDDACASYFGGVVITDNYKREIVKMDKIYDNLKIVLYIPNKKFYTSQIDRKRIKSISKISYEAYEIALKNKYWEALTINGLACAAALGFDTKPIIDALELGAIASGLSGTGPAISAICEKENVNKIVSKWNNLPGKVIVCEINNNKAYVIE, from the coding sequence TTGAAAAGTAAAGCATTAACTTATGGAGCAATATCTATAATTAATGCTATTCCAATTGGCAAAGGTTCTGCTTTAAGTGTAAATTTAAAAACTATTGCAGAGAGTGAAATATTTGAAGATCCTAAAGAAAGAATTTTAGTAGAAATTGATAATTATCCTAATGAAAATACTTCATTAGCCGAAGAAGTTATAAGAGAAATTTTAAAGAAAGCTGAAATTAAGAAGCATGGTGTGAAAGTAAAGACTTTTTCAAATATTCCAATTGGAGTAGGTTTAAAAAGTTCAAGTGCAGCTTCAAATGCTATAGCTTTAGCATGCTCTTCTGCTCTTAAATTAAATTTGAAAGATTTAGAAATAATTAATATAGGAGTAGATGCTTCTATAAAATCTGGAGTATCTATTACAGGTGCATTTGATGATGCTTGTGCATCATACTTTGGTGGAGTTGTTATTACTGATAATTATAAAAGAGAAATAGTTAAGATGGATAAAATATATGATAATTTAAAAATTGTTTTATATATTCCAAATAAAAAATTTTATACATCTCAAATAGATAGAAAAAGAATAAAATCAATTTCAAAAATAAGTTATGAAGCTTATGAAATTGCATTGAAAAATAAATATTGGGAGGCATTAACAATAAATGGTTTAGCATGTGCTGCAGCATTAGGATTTGATACTAAACCAATTATTGATGCTCTCGAATTAGGAGCAATAGCATCTGGTTTATCTGGAACTGGTCCAGCAATTTCAGCTATATGTGAAAAAGAAAATGTTAATAAAATTGTTTCAAAGTGGAACAATCTTCCTGGAAAAGTGATTGTATGCGAAATTAATAATAATAAAGCTTATGTGATTGAATAA
- the aroE gene encoding shikimate dehydrogenase has product MKSLKNFEINAETRLTCLIGDPIEKSFSPKIHNAWFNYFKLNYVYLAFKIPSFKLKEAINGLRILNVIGFNVTIPHKISIINFLDGIDSQAKNIGAVNTVLNKNDKFIGFNTDIDGVFYAFDKANVSINGSTCLIIGAGGAAKACAHAFSIRKCKKIIILNRSLEKAISLSKEIKEKYNIESLYEELNKENIKKFSNISDIIVNATPIGSYYTSNESIFPKELLREDLVIFDVVYNPIKTKLIEDAIDKGAKIVYGMDMLIGQAAKAFKIWTGLEPPIEIAFNILKSELSFS; this is encoded by the coding sequence ATGAAATCTTTAAAAAATTTTGAAATAAATGCTGAAACAAGATTAACTTGTTTAATAGGAGATCCTATAGAAAAATCTTTTTCACCTAAAATCCATAACGCTTGGTTTAATTATTTTAAATTGAATTATGTATATTTAGCTTTTAAAATACCTTCATTTAAACTTAAAGAAGCAATAAATGGATTACGTATATTAAACGTTATAGGATTCAATGTAACAATTCCACATAAAATCTCAATAATTAATTTTCTAGATGGAATCGATTCTCAAGCTAAAAATATTGGTGCTGTGAATACAGTTTTAAATAAAAATGATAAATTTATTGGTTTTAATACAGATATAGATGGCGTATTTTATGCATTTGATAAAGCTAATGTTTCAATAAATGGAAGTACTTGTTTAATCATAGGTGCTGGAGGAGCTGCTAAAGCATGTGCTCATGCATTTTCTATTAGAAAATGTAAAAAAATAATAATTTTAAATAGAAGCTTAGAAAAAGCAATTTCTTTATCAAAAGAAATAAAAGAAAAATATAATATAGAAAGTCTATATGAAGAATTAAATAAAGAAAATATTAAAAAATTTTCTAATATAAGTGATATTATTGTTAATGCTACCCCAATAGGATCATATTATACTTCAAATGAAAGCATCTTTCCAAAAGAATTATTAAGAGAAGATTTAGTGATATTTGATGTGGTGTATAATCCCATTAAAACAAAATTAATAGAAGATGCTATCGATAAAGGTGCAAAAATTGTTTATGGCATGGATATGCTAATTGGACAAGCTGCAAAAGCATTTAAAATATGGACTGGATTAGAACCCCCTATAGAAATAGCTTTCAATATTCTTAAATCAGAGTTGAGTTTTTCTTGA